The Oceanispirochaeta sp. genome contains the following window.
GCGGGAAAATCAACAACCTGAACAAGAAGGCCAAATGGGATGGGACACACTATAATCTGATTGTTCCCCAGGGGGTGGATCGACTCAAAACAACTCTGAAAGAAAAAAATCTGCCCGATATTTCACGCTCTCTTCCCTTGCTGATCATTGGTACAGATTATATCAATGGATATGATGCTATTGAGACTAAGCTGAACGAACTCCTGACAGAGTAAACCCGCGAGGCCCCTCAGAAGAGGAATATGAATATCCCCATCAGAAAGAACAGGACCGCTGTTGCCAATTTGATTTTACTCTTATTCCTTTGGAACAGTTCATTGATCCTGTCGGAGTCGCTGCCTTTATAAAAGAGAAAAAAGACAAGAATCAGGGGCAGAATAAAAGCAATATTATAAAGTGTCAGAGGAAATAAGGCCGTCCATTTCTCCTGCTTGACCATATACACCAGCATGGGAAGATAAATTTGTCCTGTGCAGCCCAATTCATATAAAGAGATAAGAATTCCTGCCCCGAAACTACTCAGAATGACTAAAGAGGAACGGGTGCTTGCCCTGACGACTTTGTGGATTTTCTTCTTCCTCTCAGCAGAAAGCTGCAGGATGGACTGAGACGCCCGACCCTGCCGAATGAGCCTGTAATCAACAAGACTCAGTCCTGCAAACAGAAACAGACTCCCTCCCAGGATATACTTGATGACACTGGAAACCAGCGAAAATGAATCAGCCATGCGGATAAACTGAAAAGCCCCCAGTCCCACCAGGAAATAAGTCACAAACACAGCCAGAGTGAAACTCCCGCCGATTTTCAGTATATCCCGACCCTTTTTTCCCAAAAGTCGGAGGTAGGATATCAGAAAAATTAGAGTCGTAAAGGCACAGGGATTAATCCCATCCAGAAGGCCCGCCAGAAAAACAGCCAGTCCGCTTAAATCCGGAAGACGGCCTGTGACATCCAGACTCAGCAGACCTTGCTCCGGGGGAAGTGATTCAGAACGAGAGCGGAGTAAGCGGGGGAAGTCATTCCTGATTTCTTGTTCACCGCTAAATAGATACGATCCGGCGATAAGAATAGGAAAATCCTTGACCATGCGGCTCCGCTCGGTCAGGAGTGCTTCCATTCTCTCATAATTGCCCGGCTCAAAAACATTGAGTTTTTCCGGTTGCAGAATCAGGCCTGACTCTTTTTCCAGTGCCGGCAGATCATTGCTAAAGAACTCTTCACATATCTCACATCCAGGGGAGTAAAAAAACACAAAAGGCTGAAAAGCATCGAAATCCGGCGCTGGAATCGCTTCAGGTAGGATCGTTTGAACTGGGTTGATCGTATACAGGGAAGGAACATCCTCTCTGTCTGAAAGCATCAATACGACAATGGCCTCATCCATCTGATGCAGGGGGCCACTGATCCTGATCACGGTGCTTTCACCACCCTTCAGTGCCACTTCTGAAGGTTCGATGATCCAGCCCTCCCTGGAAGCCATAAAATCAATGATGAGATCTTCCTTTTCGGGATTCTTAATACTCAGATCAGCCTTAAACTCCCGAGAGCTCTCTACCGGGAGGAACAGGCGGGGTGGATCAAAAATGACTTCTGCAAAGAGGGAACCCAGGCTCAAGAACAGACAATACAGGACGAGGATCTTTCTCAAAAACGATCTCCATACTCAACGAGGATACGGTCCAATTCCTTCCTTTCCAGTTGGGGGGGAGTCCAATCTTCCGAGGCATAACCAACGGGGAGAATTAAATAGGGACGCTCGTTGTCCGGCCGGCCCAGCAGATCCATCAGGAAGTTCATGGGAGCCGGAGTATAAGGCAGAGTGGAAAATCCCTTCATATGCAGGGCAGCGATCAGAAATCCCGTTGCCATCCCCAGGGATTCTGCAGAGTAGTAATGGTTGATCTTACGTCCATCCCGCCCCCTGCCGAATTTCTGGAGAAACACTACGATCAGACAGGGAGCCTCTTCCAGAAAGGCCTTATTTGCATCGGTTCTCATCTCGGAAATATTATCCTGCCAGACCTTGGTACTGTCCCTTTCGTAAAACAGGGTCTCCACATGTTCTGCTTCTTTCCGGATTCTTCTTTTAAGAGTTGCTGAACTTACCAGAGCAAAGGTCCAGGGCTGACAATTCGCGCCGCTGGGTGAGGTTCCGGCAATGACAATGCAGTCCCTGACAGCCTGAAGGGAAACTTTTTTTTTGGAAAAATGCCGGACAGACCGGCGGGTCTGAAATTTTTTGACAAGCGGGTCGGAACTGGGGCGACCGGAAGAAGCAGGATGGCCCCTTTCCTTTAAAAAAGCATCAACCCCGGGATATCCAAATTTATTCCGGGCCAGATCTTCAGAGAAAAGGGCATAGACCGCCAGAGCCTTAGTGCAAAGGGTTTTCCCCTTGTCATAGAGCAGGACATTAATTTCTGCATTTTTTCCAGTGTTCTTATTCAGAACGGCCTCAAGATGAAAGGGTTCATTTTTCATATAAGCCGGGGAGATATAATCCACTTCGAGAGATTTCGTCACTCCCGAGGTCTTACAAAGGGTGTACACAAACCAGCTGGCTATTTCATCCATTAGAGTGGCCTGAATCCCGCCATGAAGGACACCCTGATAACCCTGAAAGTTTTCACTGGGAGGAGTCCAGTCAGAAAAGACTCTTTCACCATCCATTCTGAAGGTCATTCCCAACCCCTGAGTGTTTAACACATCAGGAGCACATCCGAAGCAGCTGTAACCGGGAAAATGGACAAAAGGATTGTAAATTTTCTGTTCACTCATAGATTCTGTCCTCCTGAAAAAGCAATCTCAAACCAGGCGCCCCCATCCTCTTCATTACCGGCAATAACGGTTCCTCCGGCATTTTCAATGATTCTTTTTACAACAGCCAGACCGAGTCCTGAACCTTCTGCAAGTGAAGAAGATGACTGATAGAAACGCTCAAATATCCGGCTTTGATCCTCGATTGAAATACCTGGTCCCTGATCGGAGATTCTAATACTGCATTTCTTCCTGTCCTGTGTCAGGCGCACTCTGATACGGCCCCCCTCAGGGGACCATTTTACTCCATTATCCAGGATGTTGGACAGAGCCATTTCAAGACGGTGAGGATCACCCAGAACAACGCCTGAGGGGCCTGAAATATCCAGAAACAAATGTTTTCTTAGTGCCTTTTCCTGGATTCCTTTCCAGGCTTTCCTTCCCAGATCCTTGAGGGAGCATGAAACCCGGAGTTCTTTGGTACGCTCCGATTCAATTCTTGTTAACTCCATCAAATCACTGATAATTCTGGATAGTTTTTCCACCTGCTGCCGGCTATCCTCAACAAGCTCCTGACGTTTATCGACGACCTCTGGCAGATCACTGTTCAAGAGCTCCAGAAAGGTGTTCAGAGCCGTGATCGGAGTTCTCAGCTGATGGGAGGCATCCTGAAGGAATCGCTTCATGATATCCCGTTCCTCCTCGAGAGCATGAAAACTCATGGCCAGCTGGCGTCTCATGCTATCCAGGCTTTCCGTCAACTCTTCCAGTTCAGCACTATCAGCCTCAGGGAGGGCTTCGTCCCAACGGCGGGCACTGATTTCAGCGGCAAATTCTGAAAGGCGGATGATGGGGCGTGCAAACCTCCTCCCGATATATCGGCCAATAAAAACAGCTGCCAGAATGGCCCCCAGTGTCGCCAAAAGCATCCCTTCCACAAGTAGGGATACGGGATGAAAAAAATATTCATCAAATCGAAGAACTTCCAGAGAAAAACCTGTGAGAGGTACAAAATCCAGTGTTTTACGGGCCACCGGCATCAGTGGAAATGTTGATACAGTGGTCAATCCTAATCCGGGATTATCCGAGAGGGCAAAGGACTCTGACAGGATCTCCCCCTCAGGAGATTTAATCCTCAGGGCTGTGTTATTTGTAAGACCAAAACGACTGAGGGCGTCATTGAGTTTTTTGTGGGGAACTTCATCCTGGTAATACATCTCCAGCTGCACTGCGGCTTCATCGGCTATCCGGTTTAGATATTCCTCTTCCCGGTTGTTGAAAATTCGCAGAGAGATTCCCAGAGTCAGCAGTCCGACCAGGAGGATAGAGATAAGAGCTATGAGAATAAAACTGTAGACAAAGCGGATCTGCAGGGAACGCTGTTTCATTGTTCAAGAATACAGGAATTGTGAGCTTATGGAAAGAAAAATGATAATGAGGCTCCCCGGAGGGAGCCTCAAAAGTCAAACAGGACTGTATTAATTATTTTTGATAAAGAGGTCTTTCAACATAGGTAGTATGCAGCAGGTGATGAGCCTTCTCGCTCAGGGGTTCACCCAGGAAGTCCTTGTAAATCTGAATAATCTCAGGATTTTCATGAGATTTTCTGATAACAGACTTCTCATCATCGCTGTAAATACCGGCGATTCTCTTTTCACGAATGTTATCTTCAGTTCCATAGGGCTGTCCACCACCGGCAATACAGCCACCACGGCAGGCCATCACTTCGATGAAGTGATAAGGAGGCTCAAGACCATTTTTATTGGCTTCTCGGATTTCTTCCATAATGGATTTAACATTAGCCATGCCATGGGCCACAGCAACTTTAATTTCGGTGCCGGCAAAATCAACAGAACCTTTTTTGACACCATCCATACCACGAACGGCTTCTACATTGACATTGCCAAGTTCATCGTTGGTCACCAGTTTGTAGGCGGTTCTGACGGCCGCTTCCATAACACCTCCGGTTACACCAAAGATGGTACCGGCACCGGAATAGGCACCGATGGGACTGTCTGCATCAGAGTCAGGGATGTTAACAAAGTCGATACCCGCAGCTTTAATCATACGGCCCAGCTCTCTTGTTGTGAGAACCAGATCTACATCGGCCACTCCTGAAGCAGACATGTTGTCATCCCGCCCGATTTCATACTTTTTAGCGGTACAGGGCATGATGGCTACTGAGTAGATATTGTCCTTGTTGACCCCTGCCTTGTCCGCATAATAAGTCTTGGTAATGGCCCCCTGCATCATCATGGGAGACTTGGCAGTCGAAAAATGAGGGATCATATCGGGATAGTATTTTTCCATATAGTCGGTCCATGCAGGACAGCAGGAGGTAATCTGGGGAAGGACTCCGGTTCCTTTGGTTATTCTTTTAACCAGCTCGGTCCCCTCTTCCATGATTGTCAGGTCTGCCGCAAAGTTTGTATCAAATACAGCATCGCTTCCAAGCATTCTGAGAGCAGTATAAATCTTTCCTGTTGTAATGGAACCGGGTTCCATGCCGAAGACTTCGCCCAGGGCAACACGGACTGCAGGGGCAATCTGAACAGCAACATGCTTGCTTTCATCTTCTACAGCATCACAAAAATCCTGAGTCTGGGACTTTTCATAGATAGCACCAACAGGGCAATGAGCAGAACACTGACCGCATTTGATACAGGGGCTTTCATTCAGGAGAACACCTGCTGCGGGAGCGATTCTGGTTTGATGTCCTCTATGGAGGAATTCCAGAGCCCATACATCCTGTAGCTGCTGGCAGACCTGGGCACAGCGTCCACAATGGATACACTTGGTGGGATCGAACACTAGAGAGACAGTAGATGTATCTTTTGGAAGACGTTTCACATCCATGGGGAATGGAATTTCCCTGATACCGAAGTCCGCCGCAAGCTTCTGGAGTTCACAAATCTGGTTTCTGGCACAGGACAGGCATTCCTGAGGGTGATTGGACAGAGTCATTTCGATGACTGTCCTTCTGACTTTCTGGATTTCGGGGTCATGTGTTATATAATTCTGACCGGGAACGACAGAGGTAGCACAGGCTCTGACCATCTTGGGCGATCCTTCTACCTTGACCACACATATGCCGCAGGCAGCCCAGGGTTCCAGGTCTGAATGAGTACAGAGTGTGGGAATCTTAATGCCGGCTTTTTTAGCGGCTTTCAAAATGGAAGTATCTTTTTCAACCTCATAGGGCTGTCCATTAATCTTTATTTCTACAGTTTCCACTGATTTTTCTCCTTCTGACATCGGGTTAAGATACTGTGATGGCATCGAATTTACAGCCATCATAACAGGCTCCGCACTTGATACACCTATCCTGGTCGATGATATGGGGTTTCTTTCTTTCACCTTCAATACAGTTCACAGGACACTTCCTTGCACAAACAGTACAACCGATACATTTTTCAGCAACGATCTCATAACGTACAAGATCCTTACATTTTTTGGCAATACATTTTCCATCTTCAATATGCTGTCTGTATTCTTCGGGAAAGTATTTCAGTGTCGAAAGAACGGGGTTGGCAGCTGTCTGACCCAATCCACAGAGGGAGGCCTTCTTCATGGCATTACCGATGTCCCTCATCTTCTTAAGATCTTCCATCTTTCCTTGACCCTTGGTAAATCGATCCAGATATTCATAGAGTTTCTTGGTTCCGATTCTACAGGGAGCACATTTACCGCAGGATTCTTCAACACAGAATTCCAGGTAGAACTTGGTAACGTCAATGATACAGTCGTCTTCATCCATGACGATCATACCACCGGAGCCCATCATGGAACCAATGGAGATGAGGTTGTCAAAGTCGATGGGTGTATCCAGAAACTCTTCTGTAATCACACCGCCCGAGGGACCTCCGGTCTGAACGGCTTTAAATTTTTTGCCGCCTCTGATTCCACCACCGATATCAAAAACGATCTCTCTCAGAGTCGTTCCCATGGGGACTTCTACCAATCCAGAGTTTTTAATCTTTCCGGTGAGTGCAAAGACCTTCGTACCCTTGGACTTCTCTGTTCCGATTTGTGAGAACCATTTACCACCCTTGGTGATGATGACGGGAACATTGGCAAAGGTCTCCACATTATTGATCACCGTAGGCTGGCCAAAGAGGCCCTTTACCGCGGGAAATGGCGGCTTGGGAATAGGCATTCCCCTTTTGCCTTCAATAGAAGCCAGAAGGGCGGTCTCTTCTCCACAGACAAAAGCACCGGCACCCAGTCTTACTTCAATATCAAAATTGAATCCGGATCCCAGAATATCATTCCCCAGTAGTCCGTATTCTCTGGCCTGTTTCATGGCTGTTTCCAGCCTTTCGATGGCAAGAGGATATTCGGCTCTGATATAAATGGCACCATAATCGGCACCGACACAGATACCGGCAATGATCATGGCTTCCAGAACTGAGTGGGGGTCACCCTCCAGTGTTGAACGATCCATATAGGCACCGGGGTCTCCCTCATCAGCATTACAGACAACATATTTTTGCTGACTTTCGACCTGTCTTGAAAAATTCCATTTCAGCCAGGTTGGAAAACCGGCTCCACCGCGTCCTCGGAGTCCGGAGATTTTTAGTTCTTCAATGATATCTTCGGGAGTCATCTCAAAAAGACATTTTTCAAGGGCGGCATATCCATCCCGGGCAACGTATTCATCAATGCTTTCCGGATTGATAAGACCACAGTTCCTTAAAACGATTCTGTACTGTTTCTGGTAGAACTCAATATTCTCAATGTCAAAGGCATCCCCTTTGGCTCCCTTTTCGGGCTGGTACTGAAGGCGCTCTACAATTCGTCCTTTGACGATGGTTTCTGCAATGATTTCTTTTGCATCTTCGGGAACAACTTCTACATAAAAAGCCTGTTCGGGAAGTACTTTGACGATGGGTCCTTTTTCACAAAAGCCGAAACAGCCTGTCTTAACAATCTGTACGTCTTCGGCGACACCATGAGCTTCCGCTTCTTTCAGAAGAGCTTTATAAATATCGTCTCCCTTTGCGGATTCACAGGCGGTTCCACCACAAACCAGTATATAATTTTTTACTGCCATGTTTTCCTCTCTTTTCCTATTTGATGATGTCGCCGGCGGGCTTATCCTGAATATGGTTTTCAACCATTTTTTTATGCATAATGTGCTTTTCGACAATTTCTTTTGCCACAGCTGCATCCACATTTCCATAGATGATATCAGGCATTCCGGGAACCTTGACTTCTACAGTGGGCTCACTGTAGCAGAGCCCCATACATCCGGTCTGCTTAACGACAACGTCTGTTAAATTATTACTTTTGATTGTATCCAGAAAACTGTCCAGAGCCATTTTTGCACCAGCTGCGATACCACAGGTTCCCATTCCTACAATAATATGAATTTCTTTTCCTTCTACGTCTCTGCGCTCCATCTCAGATTTCTGGGAGCTGCGGAGTTTCCGTAGTTCTTCAAGGGTCATTTTTGCCATTGTTTTACTCCACTATTGGTCTACCAAGGCCTAAGGGCCCAGGTGCTTTTCCAGTTTAGCCCTAAGGGCCTTGCTGTTTTTATTGATCCAGCAGTTCTTCTTCCTGTGATTTCAGATAGTCCCGTAATAAAATCATAGCACCCGATTCATTGAAGTTACCCAATATGTCCTGCAGCTCGCTCCTCTGCAGTAAATATTCACCGACCTTTCCTTCTTCACCTATAATCTTCCGATTAATTATCAGTTCGTATTCCCCATCGAAACAGAGAGCCTGGAAAAACAGCCCCGCCCAATCTCCCTCAGGGGGAGTATCTATATTCCCAAGATTGAACCGTATGCTGAACAAAGTTCCCTTGCCCTTCTCTGATTGTATCTCAAAGCTGCCCTCAGCCTGCTCTACTGTCTGTATCAGAAAGGGAATTCCAAGCCCGACCTTCCGGTGCTTGTGCTTGATTCCGTCGCTATGAAATGGATCCTTTGATTTTTCCAGTTCACCTTCTGTCATTCCGCAGCCGTCATCTTTCAGGCAGACTTTCAGTTCTTCTGCTTCCCGAACAATATCAAGGTGAATCCTTTGGGCACCAGCCTCAATGGAATTCTGAAAAAGGTCCAGAATCATGTCACTCAATGAATAGTGCATCAGGATACTTCCGTTTATTTGAATTTTGCAACAATCCCTGGAAGCATATCTGCAGTCAGTTTACCAAAGACCTCTTGTCCTACTGTTAATACCGGGGCAAGACCGCAGCATCCAATGCAGCGAACCGCTTGTAAAGAAAACTGCATATCTTCGGTTGTACCGCCGCAGCCAATACCCAAAAGCTGTTCAAGCTCTGAGACCAGATCCTTTCCGCCCTTCAGGTAACAAGCCGTACCCATACAGACGGAGATCGTATGCTTACCGGGTTTTTCCAGTTTGAAATAATGGTAAAAGGTGACAACACCGTAAATCTTTGCTAAAGGTACATCCAACAATTTTCCCAATTCGAAAGCGATGTTTCGGGGTATGTAGCCGTACTCTTCCTGTACCCTGTGGAGAACCATAATCAGGTTTCCGGGTTTTTCTTTCCACTCATTGATAAAACTGAGCAGACCATCGGTCATTTTCAGTTCTTCTGTTTCAACAGGCATGGAACCTCCCTTATTAATCTATATAAAAATACTGATTTGGCTATTATATTGAAAGGGCTTCAGAAATTCAATAATTTATGAGTTTTTTTGTGATTAAAAATGATTAGCTTCCCCTATTTTACATTTATTGTGATTTCTGTCACAATATAAATACATGAAGAGTAGTAACGATTACACAACACGTCTCATCAAGTATAAAAGAATACTTATTCAGCTCAAGTCATTAGGCCTGGAAAAAGTTTTTTCAAGCAATCTGGGTGATGCCATCGGCATCACGCCCTCCCTTGTCCGGAAAGATCTGTCAAGAATGAACCTCAACCAGGGAAACAGAAAGGGTGGATACAACATCAATGATATGATTGAGTCTCTGAACAATATACTGGGGACAAGTGAACTTCAGGACGTGGTCATCATTGGCTGTGGTAACCTGGGAAAGGCCTTGATCAAGCATGAGGCTTTTTACAAAGAAGGAATCAATATAACTGCCGGATTTGATATCAATCCCCGGGAAGCCGAAATCAACGGCATCCCCATCTACTCCATGGAAGTCCTGTCCAATTATGTTACCCAGCATGAAATCAGGGTAGCTGTACTCTGCGTCCCCGCCGGTGCGGCGTCTCATACCCGGGATCTTCTTCTGGACTGCGGGATACAGGGAGTCCTGAATTTCACTCCTGTAGAGCTGAAGAGCACAGATAATCAAAGGATTCAAAATGTAAACATCTGCCTTGAAATAGAAAATCTCTTTTTTCTGATCAGTGAAAAAAGCCAGATTATGCAGGGAGTTTAATTTTTCACTCAACCACAACAGCCGGTTCCCCCGGCCCACGTTTCGATTGACTTTGCCCCTGATTTGATTACACTAAAACTATGCAGGGAATCCCATTTAACACCGACAATTCTCCATCGGTCATTCTGGAAATGATTTTCAGACTGAAAATCAAAAATGTTATGACCAGAAACATCAAAACATCATGCAAATCATGCTCCATGAGAGACATTCAGAAGATCATGAAAGCAGAGCGCATCACCGGGGTTCCTATCGCAGAGGGATCCCGTCTCTGCGGCATTGTCAGCATGGAGGATATCCTGTCTACAATGGACAGTGGACTTATTGAAGAACCAGCCTCCAAACATATGACAAAAAATGTGATCGTCCTGGAAGAGGATATGCCCCTTTCCTTCGCCATCAACTACATGGATAAATATCACTATGGTCGGTTCCCGGTGCTGAATATGCACAGAGAACTGGTGGGAATCATTACAAGCCGTGATATTGTGAACCATCTACTCCTGGAGATGAACCGGGAAATGACCCGTCTGGAAGAAATGGTCCCTCAGAATGAACCGGAAGTCAGCGGTAACAAAGAAATGAGTTTTATATGTCACAGCTATGACTTTGAGAATGCCGGTAAAGCCTCTACAGAGATAAAAAAAGCCTTAAAAAAAAGAAACATTGATAGAAAGGTCATCCGTCGGATTGCCGTGGCGTCTTACGAGCTGGAAATCAACCAGGTCGTTCATTCCCTTGGAGGGCGCATGTCCTTTAAGATCAGTCCCGATTCTGTGACTATCGAGGCGGCCGACCGGGGTCCTGGAATAGAAAAATTGGAAGATGCTCTCACCGAAGGCTTTTCCACCGCCAATGACTGGATACGATCCCTGGGATTCGGGGCTGGAATGGGGCTTCCCAATGTAAAAAGAGTATCCGACGAATTCAATATTGTATCAGTCCCGGGTGAAGGAACCACCGCGACATCACTGATTTACACCCACAACAGAGAAAATGAAGGCCCTTAGGCCCTGAGCGAATAATCACTAAAGCACTTTAGGGCTTTAGTAGTATGAGGAGAATAAAATGAAGGTTAAAGATCTGACTGATAAATTGAGCTACGAATGCCTTGTTTCCAATGGAAATGAAGAAGAACTCCTGGATGCCTACTGCTCCGATCTACTGAGTGATGTGATGGGAAATGCACCGGAAGACTCGGTATTGATAACGATTCAGGCGCATAAAAACACGGTTGCCGTTGCGTCCCTGGCAGGAATCCATGCCCTGCTCATCTGCAATAACCGCCCGACTCCCGATGATATGCTCAAATCGGCCGGGGAGGAAGGCATATCGGTCTTCCGGACAAAGGACAATCAGTTCAACGCATCCTGGAAGGTCCACGAATTGCTCTGATGCTCATCGATCTGCACAACCACTCATGTCTCAGCCCCTGCGCCAGCCTTGAAATGTCTCCTTCCCGACTCGTCAAAGAAGCAACAGCCCGGGGTATTGGAATGCTGGCCCTGACAGACCATAATGCAGGAGACAACCTCCCCGCCTTTGATATTTGCTGCCGCCGGAACGGGATTCTTCCTGTCTTTGGATTAGAAGTGACAAGCCGAGAAGAGGCTCACCTCCTCTGTCTCTTCGGCAATCTGAAAACGGCGGTTCAATTTGGTTACATCATCTATGAAAACCTGATGTCCATACCTAACAATCCCGAGAAGATGGGAGACCAGATCATCGTGGATGAAAATGAAAACATTCTGGGTGAGCTGGAGATGCATCTGGCCGGAGGAGCCGTTGATTTCTCCATTGAGGAGCTGATTACCATGGTTCACGACCAGGATGGCCTGTTCATTCCGGCTCATATCGACAGAGCCGCGTTCAGTATCAAGAGTCAACTGGGCTTTCTACCGGACAATGACTATGATGCGGTGGAGGTAATGAACAGGCCTTCTGATTTAAACGGTGGCCGTTATTTTGAGATAACCGGTTCTGATGCCCACTACCCCGAGAACGTGGGACAGAGGTGCTTTGAAATAAATCTGCCCGCACCCACTTTTTCAGGTTTAATACAGGCTCTACACTCATGACACAGTCTCTGGGATTGGTTCATCCAGATTCAGGAACTGTTCAAAAATAAATTCATATTTTTTTGGATATATGAATCAAATAAAGATATACTATTTACTGAACAGTGTGCGCAGTTTACTATGTTGCATCTGTATAGAAGCTCAAGTTTGACATGAAACAAATTGAGTTTAAGGAGAAAATGCATGAAAAAGAATTTAGTTATTATAAGTGCCCTGCTGGCTCTGGTCCTACTGGTCGGATGTGCCTCCGGTCGCGGGGAAAAAGTTAAAGAAAGAAGAGACCTTCCTGACTGGTTTCTGAATCCTCCCTCTTCGGAGGATGTTATCTACGGTCTAGGAATGGCTAAAATGTCTTCTGACAGCCTGTCCAGAGATACGGCCATCGCCCGGGCAAGAAAAGATGTGGCCCTCCAGGTCAGTACACGAGTCCAGTCCATGATGACAGACTATATCCAGGAATCCGGAACTCCAGATAATACACAAACCATTAACTTTGTTGAATCGATCACAAAGCAGATAGCCGATGTTGAACTGAGAAACTCAGTAACCGATAAGGTTTACGCAGCCACTGACGGCAACTGGTTTGCCATGGTATCCTATCCCAAGGGTAACTTTACAGAAGACGTTGCCAAGGTCTTTACCAGAAACGAAGATGCAGCCTTTGCAGAATTCAAAGCAGACGAAGCGCTCAAGATGCTGGAATCCAGCTTAGCTTCCGACCCCGTCAAGTCTTCTGCTACTGCAGAGTAGATTTTAACAGAATCATACCAAAACCGTTTCCTTGCCGGAAGCGGTTTTTATTTGCTCCACGACAGATTACTAAAAAATGTCATATTCCCGCAGAGGTAAATTGATAAACAGTCCATTGCGGTTTATAGTAGAAGAGTGTTCCTCCAGGGAGAAAATGAATAAAACTACTCGAATCCTGCTTATAATGATTAGTCTCCTTGTATTATCCCTCCCGGTCTGGGGTGGCGTATCTGCTGTCATTGTCGATTTTGACGGTGAAGTCCTCATTTCCAGAAATGGTGTTTTTCTTGAGGAATCAGAAATCGATTATGGAACCGAACTTTTTTCTCATGATATCCTGCAGACAGGACGGGATGGGTATGT
Protein-coding sequences here:
- a CDS encoding (2Fe-2S) ferredoxin domain-containing protein; amino-acid sequence: MAKMTLEELRKLRSSQKSEMERRDVEGKEIHIIVGMGTCGIAAGAKMALDSFLDTIKSNNLTDVVVKQTGCMGLCYSEPTVEVKVPGMPDIIYGNVDAAVAKEIVEKHIMHKKMVENHIQDKPAGDIIK
- a CDS encoding sensor histidine kinase, with protein sequence MHYSLSDMILDLFQNSIEAGAQRIHLDIVREAEELKVCLKDDGCGMTEGELEKSKDPFHSDGIKHKHRKVGLGIPFLIQTVEQAEGSFEIQSEKGKGTLFSIRFNLGNIDTPPEGDWAGLFFQALCFDGEYELIINRKIIGEEGKVGEYLLQRSELQDILGNFNESGAMILLRDYLKSQEEELLDQ
- a CDS encoding NAD(P)H-dependent oxidoreductase subunit E is translated as MPVETEELKMTDGLLSFINEWKEKPGNLIMVLHRVQEEYGYIPRNIAFELGKLLDVPLAKIYGVVTFYHYFKLEKPGKHTISVCMGTACYLKGGKDLVSELEQLLGIGCGGTTEDMQFSLQAVRCIGCCGLAPVLTVGQEVFGKLTADMLPGIVAKFK
- a CDS encoding redox-sensing transcriptional repressor Rex, with product MKSSNDYTTRLIKYKRILIQLKSLGLEKVFSSNLGDAIGITPSLVRKDLSRMNLNQGNRKGGYNINDMIESLNNILGTSELQDVVIIGCGNLGKALIKHEAFYKEGINITAGFDINPREAEINGIPIYSMEVLSNYVTQHEIRVAVLCVPAGAASHTRDLLLDCGIQGVLNFTPVELKSTDNQRIQNVNICLEIENLFFLISEKSQIMQGV
- a CDS encoding CBS domain-containing protein, with translation MQGIPFNTDNSPSVILEMIFRLKIKNVMTRNIKTSCKSCSMRDIQKIMKAERITGVPIAEGSRLCGIVSMEDILSTMDSGLIEEPASKHMTKNVIVLEEDMPLSFAINYMDKYHYGRFPVLNMHRELVGIITSRDIVNHLLLEMNREMTRLEEMVPQNEPEVSGNKEMSFICHSYDFENAGKASTEIKKALKKRNIDRKVIRRIAVASYELEINQVVHSLGGRMSFKISPDSVTIEAADRGPGIEKLEDALTEGFSTANDWIRSLGFGAGMGLPNVKRVSDEFNIVSVPGEGTTATSLIYTHNRENEGP
- a CDS encoding iron-sulfur binding hydrogenase translates to MKVKDLTDKLSYECLVSNGNEEELLDAYCSDLLSDVMGNAPEDSVLITIQAHKNTVAVASLAGIHALLICNNRPTPDDMLKSAGEEGISVFRTKDNQFNASWKVHELL
- a CDS encoding PHP domain-containing protein: MLIDLHNHSCLSPCASLEMSPSRLVKEATARGIGMLALTDHNAGDNLPAFDICCRRNGILPVFGLEVTSREEAHLLCLFGNLKTAVQFGYIIYENLMSIPNNPEKMGDQIIVDENENILGELEMHLAGGAVDFSIEELITMVHDQDGLFIPAHIDRAAFSIKSQLGFLPDNDYDAVEVMNRPSDLNGGRYFEITGSDAHYPENVGQRCFEINLPAPTFSGLIQALHS
- a CDS encoding LPP20 family lipoprotein, with product MKKNLVIISALLALVLLVGCASGRGEKVKERRDLPDWFLNPPSSEDVIYGLGMAKMSSDSLSRDTAIARARKDVALQVSTRVQSMMTDYIQESGTPDNTQTINFVESITKQIADVELRNSVTDKVYAATDGNWFAMVSYPKGNFTEDVAKVFTRNEDAAFAEFKADEALKMLESSLASDPVKSSATAE